A stretch of Gemmatimonadota bacterium DNA encodes these proteins:
- a CDS encoding DinB family protein: protein MLPPDLRDLVAYSEWATARLVDALRKLPDAARRRRDDSAFGSLHGTFSHLVAAEWIWLERWQGRSPATPPAWVGEASFDELLGHLASIEQGRRAHLDALSPAELAAPIAYRTFNGAEAANPIAELIRHVVNHSTYHRGQVAMRIRQLGDQPPSTDYIAWLRLPDRAERLARA, encoded by the coding sequence GTGCTGCCCCCCGACCTCCGCGACCTCGTCGCCTACTCCGAGTGGGCCACGGCCCGACTCGTCGACGCGCTCCGCAAGCTCCCGGACGCCGCCCGTCGGCGGCGCGACGACAGCGCGTTCGGCTCGTTGCACGGCACCTTCTCCCACCTCGTCGCCGCCGAGTGGATCTGGCTCGAACGGTGGCAGGGCCGGAGTCCGGCGACGCCGCCCGCCTGGGTCGGCGAGGCGAGCTTCGACGAACTGCTCGGGCATCTCGCGTCGATCGAGCAGGGGCGACGCGCCCACCTCGACGCGCTGTCGCCGGCCGAGCTCGCGGCGCCGATCGCCTATCGCACCTTCAACGGCGCGGAGGCGGCGAATCCCATCGCCGAGCTGATCCGCCACGTCGTCAACCACAGCACCTACCATCGCGGTCAGGTCGCGATGCGGATCCGCCAGCTGGGCGACCAGCCGCCCTCGACCGACTACATCGCCTGGCTCCGCCTCCCCGACCGCGCCGAGCGCCTCGCGCGCGCGTAG
- a CDS encoding penicillin acylase family protein, translating to MSRRLVVVALLVLAACGDQAGPAAADVARWEDRASRVTIARDEWGIPHVKGTSDADAVFGMIYAQAEDDFNRIEVNYLNALGRLAEAEGEAALWSDLRMRLFIEPDSLRATYASSPEWLRALMDAWADGLNYYLHVNPAVTPRVLTHFEPWMALAFSEGSIGGDIETVSLAELEKFYGGTTTIADAPRPPRAPSGSNGFAIAPSRSASGKALLLINPHTSFFFREELQVTSDSGLNAYGAVTWGQFFVYQGFNATAGWMHTSSNNDAIDEFAVAVTPGDSGHSYAFGAETRRVRSRTVTLAYRTAEGMRTRDFTVHATHHGPVVRAADGKWIAVRLMQEPLKALTQSYTRTKARNLAEFRATMELHTNSSNNTVFADAEGNIAYFHANFVPRRDTRLDYARPVDGNDPATEWQGIHAVDESPNVINPATGWIQNTNNHPYSAAGAASPRARDYAKYFEDGEGENARGVHAIEVLTRESRFDLDKLIAAAYDPHLTAFDALIPALVRDWSALPAGDRRAALAEPVALLRAWDRRSGVASEATTLAVYWGEDLWQRSQADPEAEGSSLVTFMATRAPGADRLESLEAAVARLTADFGSWKVQWGEVNRFQRLTGDIVQPFADSGASTPVGFTSSRWGSLAAFQARPYPGTKRIYGTSGNSFVAVVEFGDSVTARAVTAGGLNSVPGSAHFNDQAERYARGELRAVHFTRAQLEGHITREYRPGASPR from the coding sequence ATGTCCCGCCGCCTCGTTGTCGTCGCGCTCCTCGTCCTCGCCGCCTGCGGCGACCAAGCCGGTCCCGCCGCCGCCGACGTCGCGCGCTGGGAGGACCGGGCCTCACGCGTGACGATCGCGCGCGACGAGTGGGGCATCCCGCACGTGAAGGGCACGAGCGACGCCGACGCGGTCTTCGGGATGATCTACGCGCAGGCCGAGGACGACTTCAACCGGATCGAGGTGAACTACCTGAACGCGCTCGGGCGGCTCGCCGAGGCGGAGGGCGAGGCGGCGCTCTGGAGCGACCTGCGCATGCGGCTCTTCATCGAGCCGGATTCGTTGCGGGCGACCTACGCGTCGAGCCCGGAATGGCTGCGCGCGCTCATGGATGCGTGGGCGGACGGCCTCAACTACTACCTGCACGTGAATCCGGCCGTGACGCCGCGCGTGCTGACGCATTTCGAGCCGTGGATGGCGCTCGCGTTCAGCGAAGGGAGCATCGGCGGGGACATCGAGACCGTCTCGCTCGCCGAACTGGAGAAGTTCTACGGCGGCACGACGACGATCGCCGACGCGCCGCGCCCGCCGCGCGCGCCATCGGGGTCGAACGGCTTCGCGATCGCCCCGTCCCGCAGCGCGTCGGGGAAGGCGCTGCTGCTGATCAACCCGCACACGTCGTTCTTCTTCCGCGAGGAGCTGCAGGTCACCTCCGACTCCGGGCTGAACGCGTACGGGGCGGTGACGTGGGGGCAGTTCTTCGTGTACCAGGGCTTCAACGCCACCGCGGGCTGGATGCACACGTCGAGCAACAACGACGCGATCGACGAGTTCGCGGTGGCGGTCACGCCCGGCGACTCCGGTCACAGCTACGCGTTCGGCGCGGAGACGCGGCGGGTGCGCTCGCGGACGGTGACGCTCGCGTACCGCACGGCGGAGGGGATGCGCACGCGGGACTTCACGGTGCATGCGACCCATCATGGGCCGGTGGTGCGCGCCGCGGACGGCAAGTGGATCGCGGTGCGGCTCATGCAGGAGCCGCTCAAGGCGCTCACGCAGTCGTACACGCGGACCAAGGCGCGGAACCTCGCCGAGTTCCGCGCGACGATGGAGCTGCACACGAACTCCTCCAACAACACCGTCTTCGCCGACGCCGAGGGGAACATCGCGTACTTCCACGCGAACTTCGTCCCGCGGCGCGACACGCGCCTCGACTACGCGCGCCCGGTGGACGGCAACGACCCGGCGACCGAGTGGCAGGGGATCCACGCGGTGGACGAGTCGCCGAACGTGATCAATCCCGCGACGGGCTGGATCCAGAACACCAACAACCATCCCTACTCGGCGGCCGGCGCGGCCAGTCCGCGCGCGCGCGACTACGCGAAGTACTTCGAGGACGGCGAAGGGGAGAACGCGCGCGGCGTGCACGCGATCGAGGTGCTCACGCGCGAGTCGCGGTTCGACCTCGACAAGCTCATCGCCGCGGCGTACGACCCGCACCTCACCGCCTTCGATGCGCTCATCCCGGCGCTCGTGCGCGACTGGAGTGCCCTCCCCGCCGGCGACCGTCGGGCGGCGCTCGCCGAGCCGGTCGCGCTGCTCCGCGCCTGGGACCGCCGTTCGGGCGTCGCCTCCGAGGCCACGACGCTCGCGGTGTACTGGGGCGAGGACCTCTGGCAGCGGTCGCAGGCCGACCCCGAAGCGGAAGGGTCGTCGCTCGTGACCTTCATGGCGACGCGCGCCCCGGGCGCGGATCGCCTCGAGTCGCTCGAGGCCGCCGTCGCCCGCCTCACCGCCGACTTCGGCTCGTGGAAGGTGCAGTGGGGCGAGGTGAACCGCTTCCAGCGCCTCACGGGCGACATCGTGCAGCCCTTCGCCGACTCGGGCGCGAGCACGCCGGTCGGGTTCACCTCGTCGCGCTGGGGATCGCTCGCGGCCTTCCAGGCGCGCCCGTATCCGGGCACCAAGCGGATCTACGGCACGAGCGGGAACAGCTTCGTCGCGGTGGTCGAGTTCGGCGACTCCGTGACCGCGCGCGCGGTCACGGCGGGCGGGCTCAACAGCGTCCCCGGGTCGGCGCACTTCAACGACCAGGCGGAGCGCTACGCGCGCGGCGAGTTGCGCGCGGTGCACTTCACGCGCGCGCAGCTCGAGGGGCACATCACCCGCGAGTATCGTCCGGGCGCGTCGCCCCGCTAG
- a CDS encoding response regulator — MSGHPDAFARLRGGVAVYILAWYAGLAFLMPLGGWIVAVVNLAYFALGVITSAVLWRTGTASGDPRLRRALRLMAVAHALVTANGFVWTYWQQAVGVPFSDSVNRLTDLAYVPFLCASFLSFPVDPGVRWRDARVRVDGALFAVGALALSWHFAVAPMLAGGDELSDALVQGIEWLATIAASVALLRARDRHIRRIIGVALAAHILYIITDFFWVRVVLDYAPGHWVDALWFGAWVLRWGAALRAIEAVQARPTPHRASSGSLAPSLFVAAAYALLLLAFAVEGGRSTLDVVVAAALMTVLLIVRQWITLHENAGLAEETARQAAVFRTLVASASDLVLLVRDDRRIAYASPSAERVLGPVDGLAFGALLHPADRAGALEWLEERATSLGVRAYRCRLRATEGSWRDIELRAQDRRDDPAVEGFVLNARDVSQETALEQALGHSRKLVMLSEMAGRIAHSFNNTLAALQVHAEVLARDLPEGALAREDARAIGAAAERGAGITRQLLGFSGRHVIRPVPVEPAQVLEALRPTFTQLLGPLRTCVLRVDAPSATVLLDRAQLEQVLVNLVANARDAIPVSGTVTLRVAAESPAGGDGAQVLIEVTDDGTGIAPEHLARVFEPFFSTKSPGRGTGLGLAMVASIVRRAGGTVEMCSTVGTGTTARIRLPAHRRISSPVLVVDAVEAAPASTARILLVDDDALVRRASTRMLTRSGFAVVDAEDGARALAIAEDPAERIDLLITDLMMPGLSGREVVARFRVLRPGTPIICVTGYATEREDDQSLAQQVNAIIAKPFTTTALTQAIAAALRGDSDER; from the coding sequence ATGAGCGGCCATCCGGACGCGTTCGCGCGGCTGCGGGGCGGCGTCGCGGTCTACATCCTCGCCTGGTATGCGGGGCTCGCGTTCCTCATGCCATTGGGCGGATGGATCGTCGCGGTCGTGAACCTCGCGTACTTCGCGCTCGGGGTGATCACCAGCGCGGTGCTCTGGCGCACCGGCACGGCGAGCGGCGATCCCCGGCTCCGTCGGGCGCTCCGCCTCATGGCGGTCGCGCACGCGCTCGTCACCGCCAACGGATTCGTCTGGACCTATTGGCAGCAGGCGGTGGGCGTCCCCTTCTCGGACTCGGTCAACCGACTCACCGACCTCGCCTACGTCCCGTTCCTCTGCGCGTCGTTCCTGAGCTTCCCCGTCGACCCGGGCGTGCGCTGGCGCGATGCGCGCGTGCGGGTGGACGGTGCGCTCTTCGCGGTCGGCGCGCTCGCGCTCTCCTGGCACTTCGCCGTCGCGCCGATGCTCGCCGGCGGCGACGAGCTGTCGGACGCCCTCGTGCAAGGGATCGAGTGGCTCGCGACCATCGCGGCGTCGGTCGCGCTGCTGCGCGCCCGCGACCGTCACATCCGCCGGATCATCGGCGTCGCGCTCGCCGCGCACATCCTCTACATCATCACCGACTTCTTCTGGGTGCGCGTGGTGCTCGACTACGCGCCCGGGCATTGGGTGGACGCGCTCTGGTTCGGCGCCTGGGTGCTGCGGTGGGGCGCAGCGTTGCGGGCCATCGAGGCCGTGCAGGCGCGACCGACACCGCACCGCGCATCGAGCGGCAGCCTCGCGCCGTCGCTCTTCGTCGCCGCCGCGTACGCGCTGCTCCTCCTCGCCTTCGCCGTGGAGGGCGGGCGCTCGACGCTCGACGTCGTCGTGGCCGCGGCGCTCATGACGGTGCTGCTGATCGTCCGGCAGTGGATCACCCTGCACGAGAACGCGGGGCTCGCGGAGGAGACGGCGCGACAGGCTGCCGTGTTCCGCACGCTCGTCGCGAGCGCCAGCGACCTCGTGCTGCTCGTGCGCGACGATCGCCGGATCGCCTACGCGAGCCCGTCGGCCGAACGCGTCCTCGGTCCGGTGGACGGGCTCGCCTTCGGCGCGCTGCTGCACCCCGCCGACCGCGCCGGCGCGCTCGAGTGGCTCGAGGAACGCGCGACGAGCCTCGGCGTGCGCGCGTACCGGTGCCGCCTGCGCGCGACCGAGGGCTCGTGGCGCGACATCGAGCTGCGCGCGCAGGATCGCCGCGACGACCCGGCCGTCGAGGGCTTCGTCCTCAACGCGCGCGACGTCTCGCAGGAGACCGCGCTCGAGCAGGCGCTCGGCCACTCGCGCAAGCTCGTCATGCTCTCGGAGATGGCCGGGCGCATCGCGCATTCGTTCAACAACACGCTCGCCGCGCTGCAGGTGCACGCCGAGGTGCTCGCGCGCGACCTCCCCGAGGGGGCGCTCGCGCGCGAGGACGCGCGGGCGATCGGCGCCGCGGCCGAACGCGGGGCCGGCATCACGCGACAGCTCCTCGGGTTCAGCGGCCGGCACGTGATCCGGCCGGTGCCGGTGGAACCCGCGCAGGTCCTCGAGGCGCTCCGGCCGACGTTCACGCAGCTGCTCGGTCCCCTGCGCACCTGCGTCCTGCGTGTGGACGCCCCGAGCGCCACCGTCCTGCTCGACCGTGCGCAGCTCGAACAGGTGCTCGTGAACCTCGTCGCCAACGCGCGCGACGCGATCCCCGTCTCCGGGACCGTGACCCTGCGCGTCGCGGCCGAGTCGCCCGCGGGTGGGGACGGCGCGCAGGTGCTGATCGAGGTGACGGATGATGGGACCGGGATCGCACCGGAGCACCTCGCGCGCGTGTTCGAGCCCTTCTTCTCGACCAAGTCGCCGGGGCGGGGGACCGGCCTCGGGCTCGCGATGGTCGCCTCGATCGTGCGGCGCGCGGGCGGCACGGTGGAGATGTGCAGCACGGTCGGCACCGGCACCACCGCGCGGATCCGGCTGCCGGCCCATCGGCGCATCTCGTCCCCCGTCCTGGTCGTCGATGCCGTCGAGGCCGCGCCCGCCTCCACCGCGCGCATCCTCCTCGTCGATGACGACGCGCTCGTCCGCCGGGCGAGCACGCGGATGCTCACCCGGTCGGGCTTCGCGGTGGTCGACGCCGAGGACGGCGCGCGCGCGCTCGCGATCGCCGAGGATCCCGCCGAGCGGATCGACCTGCTGATCACCGACCTCATGATGCCCGGCCTCTCCGGGCGCGAGGTCGTCGCGCGCTTCCGCGTGCTCCGGCCCGGTACGCCCATCATCTGCGTGACCGGCTACGCGACCGAACGCGAGGACGACCAGTCACTCGCGCAGCAGGTGAATGCCATCATCGCGAAGCCGTTCACGACGACGGCACTCACCCAGGCGATCGCCGCGGCGCTCCGCGGGGACAGCGACGAGCGCTAG
- a CDS encoding PAS domain S-box protein: MTAPLPTRWSRLPWGSGFPRRPDDRVIVGVLGAYAAIAAGLAATGGDGFAWDGVDWGLYSVLAIATVWQLGRLARGAWHDGERIGWLLLALSALARFTYGTVWNALDAPMAGDPRPAWLVALKVAYLGLSLPALVLFPVARWRGRDGERARIDGLTVIIGSALVGWYFAIGPLLRSPEALTAAVDDVVLVFGDALAVLLVARLHLRAARASTRAAARWMLIGLALRIAPDILIWREAGAADFTAFGAIDAAWFFVWVLMWAGARAAETLRPRDLRPDEAVEQPYVSGLVPHAFLLASVAALLGQTLLGDGRDSVLSAVVSAVLALLLVTRQGLELDERDQLAHRLEREGARYEALLQYAYDAVVMFDRRGILRYASPATVRTFGPAIQSGEDTTLWGIIHPDDHEALRAAIGAEPSGAGGGAVRELRLRARDRLGRWRTFEGQFHDHRGDPLIDAIVLHGIDRTREARLAEGLAEAQPLEALGVLAGGLAHDLNNILTVVASHAELLDADADLDVRGREDVQAIRAASDRAQSLTRGLLTLSRRKQGPVAAIAVADALHEAVAAVPGAVVQVAPGAAITVLADRAAVTQVIDGLLDAARADARAEGLQLTLAERAIEDPEATAMGIEPRLYVELSAGDALEAGVPVAREEAVRMEAGHEWDLAPGDLALLIALAACRELGGTVLRERQGDRARYAALLPAVHQ, from the coding sequence GTGACCGCTCCCCTCCCGACCCGTTGGAGTCGCCTCCCATGGGGGAGCGGCTTCCCCCGCCGACCCGATGACCGCGTCATCGTCGGGGTCCTCGGGGCGTACGCCGCGATCGCCGCGGGGCTGGCCGCCACCGGAGGGGACGGCTTCGCCTGGGATGGCGTCGACTGGGGACTGTACTCCGTCCTCGCGATCGCGACCGTCTGGCAACTCGGCCGGCTCGCCCGCGGCGCGTGGCACGACGGCGAGCGGATCGGCTGGCTCCTGCTCGCGCTCAGTGCCCTCGCGCGGTTCACCTACGGCACCGTCTGGAACGCGCTCGACGCGCCGATGGCCGGCGATCCGCGGCCGGCCTGGCTCGTGGCGCTCAAGGTCGCCTACCTCGGCCTCAGCCTGCCGGCGCTCGTGCTCTTCCCGGTGGCGCGGTGGCGGGGCCGCGACGGCGAGCGGGCCCGCATCGACGGACTCACGGTCATCATCGGCAGCGCGCTCGTCGGCTGGTACTTCGCGATCGGACCGCTCCTGCGGTCGCCGGAGGCGCTCACCGCGGCCGTCGATGACGTCGTGCTCGTGTTCGGCGACGCCCTGGCGGTGCTCCTCGTCGCGCGGCTGCACCTGCGCGCGGCGCGCGCCTCCACGCGGGCGGCCGCACGCTGGATGCTCATCGGGCTCGCGCTGCGGATCGCGCCGGACATCCTCATCTGGCGGGAGGCCGGCGCCGCCGACTTCACCGCCTTCGGCGCGATCGACGCCGCCTGGTTCTTCGTCTGGGTCCTGATGTGGGCCGGCGCGCGCGCCGCCGAGACCCTGCGCCCGCGCGACCTCCGGCCCGACGAGGCGGTCGAGCAGCCGTACGTGAGCGGACTCGTGCCGCACGCCTTCCTCCTCGCCTCCGTCGCCGCGCTCCTCGGCCAGACGCTCCTCGGCGATGGGCGCGACAGCGTGCTCTCTGCCGTCGTGAGCGCGGTGCTCGCGCTGCTGCTCGTCACGCGTCAAGGGCTCGAACTGGACGAGCGCGACCAGCTCGCCCATCGTCTCGAGCGCGAAGGGGCGCGCTACGAGGCGCTGCTGCAGTACGCGTACGATGCCGTGGTGATGTTCGACCGGCGCGGGATCCTGCGTTATGCGAGTCCCGCGACGGTGCGCACCTTCGGGCCCGCGATCCAGAGCGGCGAGGACACGACACTCTGGGGGATCATCCATCCCGATGATCACGAGGCGTTGCGCGCGGCGATCGGCGCCGAGCCCTCCGGCGCAGGAGGCGGCGCGGTGCGGGAGCTCCGGCTGCGGGCCCGCGACCGCCTCGGCCGTTGGCGCACCTTCGAGGGGCAGTTCCACGACCATCGTGGTGACCCGCTCATCGATGCGATCGTGCTCCACGGCATCGACCGCACGCGCGAGGCGCGCCTCGCCGAGGGGCTCGCCGAGGCGCAACCGCTCGAGGCGCTCGGTGTGCTCGCCGGCGGTCTCGCGCACGACCTCAACAACATCCTCACGGTCGTCGCGTCGCACGCCGAGCTGCTCGATGCCGACGCCGACCTCGACGTGCGCGGGCGCGAGGACGTGCAGGCGATCCGCGCCGCGAGCGATCGCGCCCAGTCGCTCACGCGCGGCCTGCTCACCCTTAGCCGCCGCAAGCAGGGTCCGGTGGCGGCGATCGCCGTCGCCGACGCGCTGCACGAGGCGGTGGCCGCTGTGCCAGGCGCCGTCGTGCAGGTCGCCCCTGGCGCGGCGATCACCGTTCTCGCCGATCGCGCGGCGGTCACGCAGGTGATCGACGGACTGCTCGACGCCGCGCGTGCCGATGCCCGGGCCGAGGGCTTGCAGCTCACGCTCGCCGAGCGCGCGATCGAGGACCCCGAGGCCACCGCGATGGGGATCGAGCCGCGCCTCTACGTCGAGCTGAGCGCTGGCGACGCGCTGGAGGCGGGCGTGCCGGTGGCGCGCGAGGAGGCCGTGCGGATGGAGGCGGGGCATGAGTGGGACCTCGCGCCGGGCGACCTCGCGCTGCTCATCGCGCTCGCCGCCTGTCGCGAACTGGGCGGCACCGTGCTGCGCGAGCGGCAAGGCGACCGGGCGCGCTACGCCGCGCTGCTGCCGGCGGTGCACCAATGA